One genomic window of Azospirillum sp. TSH58 includes the following:
- the dapE gene encoding succinyl-diaminopimelate desuccinylase, whose product MSTAAAAPSFDPCDPVAVAQALIRCPSVTPEDGGALGVLEAALAPLGFVCHRLRFEEEGTAPVDNLYARLGTEGPNFCFAGHTDVVPPGELKGWSIDPFAAEIHNGRLYGRGAVDMKGAIAAFVAAAARHVKAVKEAGTAPKGSISLLITGDEEGVAINGTRKVLDWMQAKGEKLDACVVGEPTNPKALGDMIKIGRRGSMTAFLTVHGAQGHVAYPHLADNPLPRLARMLAAITAEPLDAGTPHFQPSNLELTTIDVGNPAHNVIPAQGKATLNIRFNDLHTADTLVAWLRERFDRVGGSYELDYFVSGDSFLTPPGPLTELVADAAERVTGRRPEYSTTGGTSDARFIKNFCPVVEFGLVGQTMHKVDEHTALDDLTRLTDIYGEVLRNVFDRIG is encoded by the coding sequence ATGAGCACCGCCGCCGCCGCTCCCTCCTTCGACCCCTGCGATCCCGTCGCGGTGGCACAGGCCCTGATCCGCTGCCCCAGCGTGACGCCCGAGGACGGCGGCGCGCTGGGCGTCCTGGAGGCGGCGCTGGCGCCGCTGGGCTTCGTCTGCCACCGCCTGCGGTTCGAGGAGGAGGGCACGGCGCCGGTGGACAACCTCTACGCCCGCCTGGGCACGGAGGGGCCGAACTTCTGCTTCGCCGGGCACACCGACGTGGTGCCCCCCGGCGAGTTGAAGGGCTGGTCCATCGACCCCTTCGCCGCGGAGATCCACAACGGCCGCCTCTACGGCCGGGGTGCCGTGGACATGAAGGGGGCCATCGCCGCCTTCGTCGCCGCCGCGGCCCGCCATGTGAAGGCCGTCAAAGAAGCGGGCACCGCGCCCAAGGGCTCGATCAGCCTGCTGATCACCGGGGACGAGGAAGGGGTCGCCATCAACGGCACCCGCAAGGTGCTGGACTGGATGCAGGCCAAGGGTGAGAAACTCGACGCCTGCGTGGTCGGGGAGCCGACCAACCCCAAGGCGCTGGGCGACATGATCAAGATCGGGCGGCGCGGCAGCATGACCGCCTTCCTGACCGTCCACGGCGCGCAGGGGCATGTGGCCTACCCGCATCTGGCCGACAACCCGCTGCCCCGGCTGGCCCGCATGCTGGCCGCCATCACGGCGGAGCCGCTGGACGCCGGAACCCCGCATTTCCAGCCGTCGAACCTGGAGCTGACGACCATCGACGTCGGCAACCCGGCGCACAACGTCATCCCGGCGCAGGGCAAGGCGACGCTGAACATCCGCTTCAACGACCTGCACACCGCCGACACGCTGGTGGCGTGGCTGCGCGAGCGGTTCGACCGGGTGGGCGGTTCCTACGAGCTGGATTATTTCGTGTCGGGCGACAGCTTCCTGACCCCGCCCGGCCCGCTGACCGAGCTGGTGGCGGACGCCGCGGAGCGCGTCACCGGGCGCCGTCCCGAATATTCGACGACCGGCGGCACGTCGGACGCCCGCTTCATCAAGAACTTCTGCCCGGTGGTCGAGTTCGGCCTCGTCGGGCAGACGATGCACAAGGTGGACGAGCACACCGCGCTGGACGACCTGACCCGCCTGACCGACATTTACGGCGAGGTTTTGCGGAACGTCTTCGAC